ACGGTGGTGCGGTTCCTCGCCGAGCAGGGCGGGATCGACCCGCGCCGCCTGGCGGCCGCAGGGTACGGCGAGTGGCGACCCCGTTATCCCAATACCAGCGCCGCCAACCGCGCCCGCAACCGGCGGGTGGAGATCGTCCTGTTGCGCCAGAGCCTGGACCCCACCGCGCGGATCGGCGGCGAGGGGACCCCGTGATCCCAAGGACGGCGCCCACCTCGGGGCGGGTCCGCGTGGTGGGGAGGGCCTGGGACAAGCGCCCGGCCGCCGTCGCCGCGACGGCACGCCATGCCGGGGCGGGACCGCTGACCGCCCTCGGCCCAGGAAATTGGGTCTCCGGTCCCAAGGCCCAGCCGTTGATGTTGCCAGCGACTCCCCTTAACTTGGATGACAAAGTGTGACAAATGATGGGTCTCTTACCGGCAGACGGGGCCAACGGCACCGGACGGGGGTGCGGATCCGGATCGCGCCCCGTCCCACGCCGACGACGGCAAAGGGAGGGGATGAGGTGGCACGTGCAGGCGGCGGTTCCGGTCAGGCCCGAGGTTCGCGGCATCCGGCAGCGACCGGGGACGCCTTCCGGCGCGACGGCGGACGGCAAGGCGCCGGGGGGTGCGGGACCCCGCCCGCAGGGCCCGCTTCGGCCCGGCGCCCGTCACCGCCCGCCAGCCCCGCTGCCCGGACATCCGGCCCAGCGTTGCCCGATGGCCACCCGTCCGCTGCACGGGGGGAGGGCAACCGCCCGCCGGCAGGGCGCACCGGTGAGCCCGTGGACGGCGCGGCGGCACCGGGCGGTCGGCGGACCGCGGGCCCGGGGGCCGATGCCGCGCAGGTGCGGGAGGCGGTCGCGCCGTACCCCGCGGCTTCGCCCCCGGGCGTGGACGAACCGGCCTCTCTCGCAGGGGAGTCCGTCGCCCACCTGGTGACCTCACTGCGTCGGCCGGGCGTCGCCGCCGTCCGCCAACTCCTGCACGTCCTCCTCCGGTATGACGAGGCGACCTACCGGCACAGCCGCCGGGTGGCCGCCCTGGCCTGCCGCCTGGCCCGGTGCGTGGGGTGGCAGGGCGACTCCCTGCGCCTTCTTGCCCTCGCGGGCATCCTGCACGACACCGGCAAGCTCGCGGTGGATCGCCGCATCCTGCACAAGCCCGGCCGGCTCGACCCGGACGAGTGGGAACTGATCCGGCGCCATCCGCTGGTCAGCGAGCAGCTCACGCAGCGGGTGGCCGGGCTCCCGATGGTGGCCGCGTGGGTGCGCTCCCACCACGAGCGCTGGGATGGGGGCGGCTACCCCGATGGCCTGGCGGGTCCGGCGATCCCGCCCGCCGCCCGCATCCTGGCCGTGGCCGATGCCTTCGACGCGATGGTGGGAGGGCGGCCCTACCACCGCCAGGTGATCACCGTCGACATGGCCCTGGCGGAGATCGAACGCAACGCCGGGCGCCAGTTCGACCCCCACCTGGCGGAGGCCTTCGTGACGATGATGGGGAGGGTCCGGGACGCCGCCGCGGGGCTGGAACCGTAGCCGCCGCGCAGCTGCTATAAAGGAGGTGTTGGGGGGCGAAGGCTTGTTCCGGTCTCGGCTGGCCAGGTCGGTCGTCATCATCTTCATCATCGGCGTCATCAGCCGTGTCCTTGGGTTCTTCCGGGAGATGGTGCTGGCGGCGGTCTTCGGGGCCAGCCAGGTGACCGACGCCTACACCATCACCTTCTCCATCCCCTTCGTGGTCTTCGCCGCCTTCGGATCGGCCATCACCACGGTGGTCCTGCCGCTGTTGGCCCACTATCGCGCCCGGGGGCGGCACGAAGACCTCCAGCGCGTGGCCTGGACCCTCTTCCACGCCCTGCTGGTGCTGCTGCTCGGCTTCCTGGCCGTGCTGATGGCCGGGGTCGACGTGGTGTTGCGCCTCTTCGCGCCGGGGTTCACCGGCGAGACCCTGGAGCTGGCGCGGCGGCTGGCGCTGATCCTATTGCCCGGCATCCTGTTCATGGGGATGAACGGCTGGCTGCAGGCGGTCCACAACAGCGCCCGCAGCTTCACGGCACCGGCCATGGTCGGCATCCCGATGAACCTGATCCTGATCGCGGGCACCTACTTCCTCGGCCGGCGGTTCGGCATCGAGGCGGTGGCCTGGGCGTCCCTGGCCGCCATGGCCTCCCAGGTGGTGGTGCAGTGGCGCGGGCTCGGCGCCCTGGGGTTGCCGTATCGCCCCATCCTGGACTGGCGCCATCCCGACCTGCGGCTGGTGCTCCGCCGCACGGGGCCGGTGCTGGTGGGAACGGGGGCGGTCCAGCTCAGCCAGATCGTCGACAAGGCCCTGGCCTCGGGGCTCCCCGCGGGCAGTGCCGCAGCCCTGACCTTCGCCCAGCGGCTGCAGGGCCTGCCGCTAGGCCTGGTGACCTTCCCGATCATCAACGTGATCTACCCCGAGCTGGCGACCCGCATCGCCCGCGGTGAGCGGCGGGGCTTCGGCGCCGCCCTGAACCGGAGCCTGCGCGTGCTCACCTTCGCCCTGACGCCCATCGCCGCCGGTCTGATCCTGCTGCGCATCGAGGTGACGCGCCTGGTCTTCGAGCGCGGCGCCTTCGACTTCCAGGACACCCGGCTCACCGCCTTCGCCTTGCTGTTCTACATGCTGGGCCTGGTGGGCTACGCCTGGCGCGAGCTCCTGGCGCGGGCCCTCTACAGCATGGGCGACACGTGGACCCCGGCCTCGACGGCGGCGGTGGCGATGGCGCTCAACATCGCCCTCAACCTGGTGCTGGTGCGCTTCCTCGCCCACGGCGGCATCGCCCTGGCGGCGTCGGCCGCCATGTGGTGGGGCGCGGCGATGCTCATGGTGCGCATCCGGCGCCGGGCCGGGCAGGTGAGCTACCGGGCGGTGGGCCAGGGCGCCGTCCAGGCCTTGGTGGCCACGGCGGCGATGGCGGCGGTGGTGGAGCTGGTCCGGCGCTCCGCCTTTGGCGAGCTGGCGCAGGCCGCCCGGGCCGGCGATCCCGTGGGCTTCGTGCCCCTCCTGACCGAGGTGCTGGTCCTGGCGCTGGTGGGTGCCGCGGCCTACGCCGCCGTCCTGCGGGCCCTGCGGGTGGAGGAGTGGGCCCTGATCCAGGATCTCGCCGCCCGGGCGGTTCGGCCGTTGAGCTCCCTCCGCGCCGCCCTGGGACCCGCCGCCGGCCGGGAGCCGGTCCCGCCCCAGGGGTCCGCTGCCGGCCGGGAGGTCGCTCCGCCCCAAGGACCCGCCGCGAGCCGGGGGCCGGCTTCGCCCGAGGGCTCCGCTGCCGCCCAGGGGGGCACCCCGCCCCCGGAACCCGCCGTCGGCCGGGAGCCCGCCGCGCCACCGGCACCCGCCGCCGGGTGGGGGTCCGCAGCGCCATCGGCACCCAGCGCCGGTCCGGAGTACGCGCCGCCGGCGGGACCCGTTGCCGACCCGGAGCCCGCCCGGCGACCGGGAACCGACGCCGTCACCGGGCCGCGAGGCGGGGAGGCGGTCGCGAACCGGGAACGCGACGGCTGCCTCCCGTACCCGGGCGCCACGGCCGACCGGGAGCGAGACGGCCTCTCTACCGCACCCGAACGCGAGAGCTGAGCGGGAGCGCGACGGTCCCCCCTAAGGAGCGCGACGTCCCCCCTTGTAACGGGGCGGCTGCGCGCCGATCCGCACGCCGGCCCTTGGATCTCCTGGGTCGCCGCCAGGGGCGGGGTTCGACCGGGTGAAGGGTTCGACGCGCCGTGGCGAATACAGGGGGAGACACCCTGTGTGTCCGCTGCGTCCGGCCTGGCGACGAGGATGTCGCGGTACTGGCGGCGCCCACGGGAAGCGGGCCGGCCGCGGCAGAGGGGAGAGGAGGGCCGTGCCATGGAGCCGACCGGCGGGCGTCGCTGCGGACCGCGGCGCATGCCGCGGCACCTTCTGCGCTGGCGACGGATCCGGACCCGGGTTCTGCGCTGGACGATGACCGTGGGCACCCTGCTGAGCCTGACCGCGCTCGCCGCCGTCGGCCCAGGGCGCGTCCCACCGGCCGCCGCCGCGACCCCGGCGGCCGGGTTGCGTCCCTCCGATCCGGGCTTCCCCCTGCAGTGGGGGCTCGCCAACGAGGGCCAGGCGGTGTTCGGTCAGCCCGGGACCCCGGGCGCCGACGTCGGCGTCCTGGACGCGTGGATCCTGACCCGCGGAGCCCCGACGGTCACGGTCGCGGTGATCGACAGCGGGGTACAGCTGGATCACCCGGACCTGGAGGGCGCCTTCTGGACCAACGCCGCCGAGGCCGCCGGCCGCCCCGGCCGGGACGACGACGGCAACCGCTACGTCGATGACGTCCACGGCTTCGACTTCGTCCACCGCGACGCCACCCTCTTCGACCCCGCCGACGGGGAGGAACACGGCACCCACATCGCCGGCATCATCGCCGCGCGGGCGGACAACGGCGAGGGCGTGGCCGGCGTCGCCCCCGGCGTCAAGATCATGGTGCTCAAGGTCTTCGACGGGCGGGGCGAGACCGACACGGCCACGGTGATCGAGGCCATCCGCTACGCCCGGCGCATGGGGGCCCGGATCGTCAACATGTCCTGGGGGGCGCCGGGCCCGGTCGACCCGGCCCTGTGCCGCGTCATCGCCCAATCGCCCATGCTGTTTGTCGCCGCAGCCGGCAACGAGGCCCAGGACCTGGACGTCGCCCCCTTCTACCCGGCGTCCTGCGAGGCGCCGAACCTGCTGGCCGTCGCCGCCGCCGAGAACCGCGGCCTGCTGCCCGTCTTCTCGAACTATGGGCTGGAGGCGGTGGACGTGGCGGCGCCGGGCTGGTCGGTCCTGAGCACCCTTCCCACCCGGGACGAACCGGCCGGCACCGGCCAGGAACCCGACCCCATCCCCCGCCAGCCGGGCCTCGGCCGCGGGACCTACGGCTGGATGCACGGCACCTCCATGGCCACCCCCTTCGTCACGGCCGCCGCGGCCCTGGCGGCCAGCCGCTACCCCTGGCTCACGCCCGAGCAGCTGGCGCAGCAGGTGCTGTCGACGGCCCAGCCCTTGCCCGGTCTGGAGGGCTGGGTGGGCACGGGCGCCATGGTCTCCGCCGGCAACGCCGTGTGGGCGGAGGCGGTGGCCCCGCCGCCCTTCCGGGACGTCACCGCCGGCATGGCGCTGTACGACGAGATCCTGCGGGCGGCGCGGCTGGGTCTGGCCCAGGGCTACTCCGCCACGCGCTTCGCCCCGGACGAACCGGTCACCCGGCACCAGTTCGCCAAGCTGATCGTGGGCGCGGTGGAGCGGGCGACGCGCCGGCCGCTGCCCGACCGGCCGCCCGACGGCACCCCGGCCCCGGACTTCCCCGACGTGGACGAACGCGACGGCAACCTCGGGCCCTACGTGCTCAAGGCGGCGGTGGCGGGGTGGATCCAGGGCTACCCGGACGGCACCTTCCGCCCCCAGCGGCCCATCACCCGCCAGGAAGCGGCGATCGTCGTCGCCCGAGCCCTGGGCCTGGGGGAGGCCCCCAACCCCTTCGTCGACGTCGCCGGCCGCTTCGCCGGCACGGTGGGGGCCGTGGCACGGGCCGGGATCATGCAGGGCGTGCGGGTGCGCGGGGTGCGCTACTTCTACCCGCACCGCTCCATCACCCGGGCGGAGGCGGCGGCCGTCGCCCTGCGCGCCCACGACGCGCACCCCCAGGGCGCGGCCGCGCGATGACGGCAGGCCCTCCTAAAAAATCCTCCATAAAAACGCGATACCAGGAGAAGGAAGGCTGGCCCTCGGTGTCGAATTCACGTCGGTGACCGGCGGGTTCCGGGGGCATGGGTACCCCGGCAAGCGCGGTGGAGCGGCCCGGGGGAGGGCAGGTCCCCCGGGAACGGCGCGGCAGGGCGAGGGGCAGGCGCTCCGTCCTCCGGGAACCCGTCCGGCACGCGAGGGCGGGCCTTCGAGCAGGCCCGCCCTCGCGTTTGCCGGGGCGGGTCGGGAGGGACGCGGCCGTGGGGTGCCTGCGGGGCCGAGTCCCCACCCGTACGGCGGCCGCCGCCCCGGCCGTCGCGACCGGATGCCCGCTGGCGGGAGAACGCCGGATTCCCGTCCCCGGTGCGGGGACGGCCGCCGACGCGCGGCTGAGGCGCCGCGGGGTCGTGATGGTGGTGACCCGGGCCGATCGCATCGGCGGGGCGCAGGTGCACGTCTTGCACCTGGCCCAGGGCCTGCGCCGCCGGGGCATCCCCGTCCGCGTGATCACCGGACCGCCCGGTCCCTTCACCGACGCCCTGCACCGGGCGGGCATCCCGTCCCATCCCGTCCCGCACCTAGTCCGTCCCGTCCGTCCGCTGGACGACCTGCGTGCGCTCCTCGCGATCCGCAGCCTTTTGCGCCACCACCGGCCGGCCCTGGTGGCCGCCCACTCGACCAAGGCCACCTGGCTCGCTCGGCTCGCCGCCGCCACCCTGGGCATCCCGTGCATCGTGACGGTGCACGGCTGGCCCTGGGACGCGACAGCGGGGCAAGGCG
The sequence above is drawn from the Thermaerobacter sp. FW80 genome and encodes:
- a CDS encoding HD-GYP domain-containing protein, producing MREAVAPYPAASPPGVDEPASLAGESVAHLVTSLRRPGVAAVRQLLHVLLRYDEATYRHSRRVAALACRLARCVGWQGDSLRLLALAGILHDTGKLAVDRRILHKPGRLDPDEWELIRRHPLVSEQLTQRVAGLPMVAAWVRSHHERWDGGGYPDGLAGPAIPPAARILAVADAFDAMVGGRPYHRQVITVDMALAEIERNAGRQFDPHLAEAFVTMMGRVRDAAAGLEP
- the murJ gene encoding murein biosynthesis integral membrane protein MurJ, which gives rise to MFRSRLARSVVIIFIIGVISRVLGFFREMVLAAVFGASQVTDAYTITFSIPFVVFAAFGSAITTVVLPLLAHYRARGRHEDLQRVAWTLFHALLVLLLGFLAVLMAGVDVVLRLFAPGFTGETLELARRLALILLPGILFMGMNGWLQAVHNSARSFTAPAMVGIPMNLILIAGTYFLGRRFGIEAVAWASLAAMASQVVVQWRGLGALGLPYRPILDWRHPDLRLVLRRTGPVLVGTGAVQLSQIVDKALASGLPAGSAAALTFAQRLQGLPLGLVTFPIINVIYPELATRIARGERRGFGAALNRSLRVLTFALTPIAAGLILLRIEVTRLVFERGAFDFQDTRLTAFALLFYMLGLVGYAWRELLARALYSMGDTWTPASTAAVAMALNIALNLVLVRFLAHGGIALAASAAMWWGAAMLMVRIRRRAGQVSYRAVGQGAVQALVATAAMAAVVELVRRSAFGELAQAARAGDPVGFVPLLTEVLVLALVGAAAYAAVLRALRVEEWALIQDLAARAVRPLSSLRAALGPAAGREPVPPQGSAAGREVAPPQGPAASRGPASPEGSAAAQGGTPPPEPAVGREPAAPPAPAAGWGSAAPSAPSAGPEYAPPAGPVADPEPARRPGTDAVTGPRGGEAVANRERDGCLPYPGATADRERDGLSTAPERES
- a CDS encoding S8 family serine peptidase, producing MEPTGGRRCGPRRMPRHLLRWRRIRTRVLRWTMTVGTLLSLTALAAVGPGRVPPAAAATPAAGLRPSDPGFPLQWGLANEGQAVFGQPGTPGADVGVLDAWILTRGAPTVTVAVIDSGVQLDHPDLEGAFWTNAAEAAGRPGRDDDGNRYVDDVHGFDFVHRDATLFDPADGEEHGTHIAGIIAARADNGEGVAGVAPGVKIMVLKVFDGRGETDTATVIEAIRYARRMGARIVNMSWGAPGPVDPALCRVIAQSPMLFVAAAGNEAQDLDVAPFYPASCEAPNLLAVAAAENRGLLPVFSNYGLEAVDVAAPGWSVLSTLPTRDEPAGTGQEPDPIPRQPGLGRGTYGWMHGTSMATPFVTAAAALAASRYPWLTPEQLAQQVLSTAQPLPGLEGWVGTGAMVSAGNAVWAEAVAPPPFRDVTAGMALYDEILRAARLGLAQGYSATRFAPDEPVTRHQFAKLIVGAVERATRRPLPDRPPDGTPAPDFPDVDERDGNLGPYVLKAAVAGWIQGYPDGTFRPQRPITRQEAAIVVARALGLGEAPNPFVDVAGRFAGTVGAVARAGIMQGVRVRGVRYFYPHRSITRAEAAAVALRAHDAHPQGAAAR